tttcACTCGCACCTCGTTGAACGTCCTAATACCAAATGCCAGTCAAGAGGCAGTGATACTTATGGAAGACATGCTGCAATGGAATCCTATTAAAAGACCCACAGCGCAACAGTCTTTAAGGTAGGTGTAACTAGGACAAACAGCAGTGGATAAGAAGGTTGTATTAAAATGTTCTTTCACAGGTATCCTTATTTTCAAGTGAACGTTCCGCGTGCGATTAACAGCAAAAAGATTGGAGTCACCTCTCAACGAGATCTTGTTTTAAACAAAGTAAATCTTCCTCCTCCCATGCCCAAGCAGTACTACTCCCAACAAGATATTCTTAACACGTTAGAATCCAGGTAAAATACATCATCTTAAGATTACACAGGGTGCTcaacaacaggtgggagattttttaaggagTCTTTAAGGATTCTAGGGATCTAAATAAGACAAAATAGCGTTTGCGACTTtcttttccagtaattaacgtttaaaaattcgagtaaaaagcaaaCCTGCAACcagcccagcaccgacgactgaacgtcaggtcagcaggggttggtacagtcataaccaagaatcattgaatagtagaaacttacctcgtgctattctgtttctcagTATGTACTCCAAATTTTTGACGGTATATAAAAAATCTTCCCAAGAATTTAGAAACAGATTAAAATCTATTCTAATCTTGTAAAAAATTTTGTACAGTATATTTTTTCGGCTTTCTCTTTTTGGTTGTGACTGTACCTGCCCCTGCTGACCTGGCGTTCAATCATctgtgctgggcgggttgcaggtttcaggcggttttaactcaaatttttaaacgttaattactggaaaacgaAGCCACAAAcgttatttcgtcattcttgattttcgtcttattttaatccctaaaatcaccccttaaaaaatctctcacctgttgtcgaacaccctgtatatcttgATATGAATTTTCAGTATAATATATTTCAACATCTTTAGAGCGCAAGAGAAAATGGTACAACCGACGCAAGAGCAACCGACGCTGCCCATACTGAATCATAACAATTACCTTCGCGATAATAATCCCTCAAAAATGGACGAGGACGATTTTGCCGAGCTGTTAGGGTTGGTTGCACGAATTTACTAATCAAAACCGTGTTAAATGGATACACTCTGCCCGCGACATTATAATCTAATCCTTGATTATCCACGTCAGAAGCAAGATCGTTCCCGAGAACGCAATCCTTGCCCCAGAACGAGTGTATAAAGAGAACCGTGCCAATTGGAACGAGAATTATTTGCCAGACAATCCGAATCAGAGCAACGGGAACTGGGTGTTACCGCCTTGGAACGAACCGGCTGCGATCAGTTGGAATCAGTCGCAGTCGAGCTTGAAAAATGGTCGAAAAGTATCGGGGAAACAGCATTACTTCAGCGTGGCTCGGTACGTCGCAGGGCAGAGCACAAGTTTGTCGTCCAGGTATCGAATGTTTCGAAATCTTCTAAAGAGAATCCTGACTCCCTGTTCGATGGTAATAACGGGATGCACACTGGTGTGCTATTTGATCTGGAAAAATCAACTTCACAAGCATTCATTCCTGATGGAAAAATTCGTTTTTGGCAAATTCTTAACTGATCTCAAATTATCATCCAATCTCActgtaaaagaaaaatcaattgaTCATTAGAACGACTGTACGAACGTAAATCAGATCCTTGAcgtttttattgtaaatttaaggtgttcaataaaattattcaaatttttttggACCTGATTGTTAATCGCTTTCTTTATTGGATTatgttaatgattttttttcttctcttttgctTTGAAAGAAACGGTGATGCTGAACCAAACCGACCTAGATTAATGCGGAATTTGGTTGGCCAACCAATGGAGAAGTATGAAGAATTCACGGACTCCTTCTGGGTGCCAAGGAACTCGGTAGAAAATCAAACGAAGCAATATTACCTACCCCGAAATCGTTACATTACAGATCAGACGTTGAGGCTGCCCTATCCTAGCGTTTATGGTACACAAACGATCAGTGAGTATTTATGGTCAACTTGTATTTTTCCTACAAAATTATACAGGATGTCtcagaaagagtgttagtcctttaagggggtggtagctggggtgattcagaacaatattttcctttgcgaaaatgttgtttgaagctccGTTTTGCCTCTTTCTGGGACACTCTGTGTAATTTTGTCTTTGAAGTACCGGAATAATAAGTACGATCAGATGATTAAAATCTCTGatcaagaattaattaatttgatagaaACAACAAATAAGGGAACCCATCAACCGAATGTCTATGGAAGTGTACTGAACACAAAGGGAAGTGGAGGTCTTCATGGAAGAACTGATTGGGCTGCTAAGTATCTGAAATAACTACATCAAAAGCATTACACATATACCCAAGTTAGCGTATACAATTTATTCAACTGTGATAAAATGACGTTTGTCGTTTCATTGCATTGCGAGGAAGACGTAAGTGAATGATACAATGATACGAATAATACAAAAGAACCAACTTACAAAAAATTCATACTTTTAAAAATGTAATCacttcattaattatttttttcaattgcaCGCAAGTGAtcacatttttaaaataatctcGTTAAGCTCTAGTGGTCAATGTTCATGTAATGATAATTAGGAAAAaaacaatttatatattttatctttcttATAGTGTTATTGAATTAATTGTTGAGTAATGCTGTTTTGATAATACTTACATTataaaattcagtatattaatcttttttttttttaataatttactaaACAGAACTGTTGTAAAAGACAGTAATGACTAATGATAATGGTTAAAAATGTAATGTTTGATTCCTAAAGAGTATAATACTTGGATAAGATATATTaaagaatataatatatatatatatacatatttattatttgtacatGTTGATTAATTGCAATATGGAGTAATTTCTGGCATACATAAAAAATCAATGTAAAAATTAATCACATACAACTTTCTTTGTATAATTAATAgtaatccttttttcttttaaatacagTTCAAGATATGCTCAAAAAATTACTCCGTGTCGCACTTGACAGAGTGTGTGAGGACAAAATATTATAATGAAaaacaataatatataaaacGAAATGACTCTCCATATTTTCTACACATAATCTTTGAGAAGCATTCTGATACTGTACATTCGTAATCATATACCTCACTCATTTCGTAAACTATCGTGATTTTAACTTTCATTTAATACATTTGCCTTTGCAATTGGTTGTATCCTTGGAAATTTTTTTAACATAGTATTAGCATATATATCTATATTTTGGAACTAATGTGTTTACAatataagttaaaaataataaaaaatatattactatCACGTAATGAACAATGACTAAAATATGTTTCTCTATCACACAGTTGTAAAGTTGGATttgttttgtaaaaatatttcgtAAAGGAACATTTCATGAAAaaagttcttttattttttttttgaaaattatcttcACGCACAAGAATTTGTACACACATATATCCCTGTTCCtaaatatttatcttcttaaatttgctcaaaaatttaaaaatcttttaaCGATGATATGTAAAAAGTAAGATATCTAATAGTTCATCCACCTTCATATCTTAAGGATCAACCCTAATCCATATGCTGTTTATTTAAAAGGGTTTCTGATATTTGTGCATCTTAgaaatattgtataaaacaaATCACCGTACAAGATAAAAGTGTGATATTTAATCAATGATCCAATCGAAGTGTTTATGATATTAATCTTACGTTATTTTCCCAACTTATAAACGCTTGTTTAGTGAAGAAATCTATGCAGTTATCGCGTATGCATTTCATCTAAATGATCTCTAAGTATACTTTAAATATACGAATTACATCTGTAAGCTGCTTGGATGGGTGGTACATTGGTGAATATTACACATATACATTTatccattaaaatataattttatatttaaagtaATCCATCGGAATATGTTCGTAAAAATGCTTCCGAGTATGTATTCGCATACGTGCGATCCGTCAGTTAAGTCCATTTAATTCACGAGCTTGGATGAGCTTCATTTATGTGATTTAACTTGTTAACAGAAAAAATTTAAGGAATCTACCCTTTTTTTAGTTACGTATATAACTTCTATCACAATACGTGAATATGGGTTTCAAGTTTCGCATTTATCTATCgtgtaaatttaattactataaagattgaaaatttgattATAGTTTTCCATACAATTGTGCATATGTTCTGAGATATAACATAGATTAAAATTACGCTCTTGAAAGAAACACATGctccattttttttaaatatggaaGTATACCGTGAGTATACGTATTTTAAGTTCATAATATCAACTATCCACGCAGACTCATATAACAATTTCTTACAGAATATATCTGCGCAATAACTTTATCGCATAAATTTACTATGTTTCAACCATCAATCTAACAACTGGAAGGACTCTGATTCCATATTCATTGGATacaatcgttttttttttatattagtcATTCCAGACAGTCCCAAAAAAACTTAACACAATAGGttcctattaaaaaattaatcaagtcCTAACAAATTATAGGAGATCAAATTCAATGTCAACAGTCTCTAATCCCTTTCTCATATTAGGCAGAATTATTAGAAAACTTTGCCATACTGAAATTATTTATCGTCACATTATTTAAAGATTACTTTTTTATCTTCGTGCAACATATTGTatagttatttgaaattttttttcatatttaacaaGGAAGTTTGATAAGCATGGAATATGAAATTATTCACAATAGCATGAAAGGCACAATATCTTTTaagagaataaaatataatgtagatttaaaaacatatctagaacaaattttgttgaactaaaatttcaattaaaatcgtATAATAGTGCtctatttttacttatttattgaCTCCTGTTCATTTCTGGTCAAAAATACCTTCTGCGCATCGATCACCGTTTTGCTTAAAGTTTAAGTAAAATCACTATCATTTATGGAATCATATATTAATGGAGAATTTTAGTCTTTGTGTGTGTGCTCAGTTTGGCGATATTTtacgataatttgcaaaataaaaataagtaatgGATAACTAATAAACAAAActgttgtataattttattcaagtaaCACCAGATTCAACACAGCACACAAACTTGTGTATCCTAGTGTTGCAAGATTGCACTATTAACTGAGGCTGTAACATTACCAAAAATTTTCGAGGATACAGTTGTAGATGCATCTGTCATACTAGTAGTTAATGTACTGATAGTACTGTTAGAGAATATAGTGGAATTTAAAATAGTTGATAAAACACTGACGGTAGTATTTATCTTTGGTGTGACAGTTTCTAACATGGGTAAGGTGGAAGACACAGTATTTACTAAAATACTTGAGGTGGTACCATTATCCGGCATAACAGATAATTTTAATACCTTGTAACATACATCTTTTGCATGAACTGATGATAGTCCAAAACAAGTGTCCATCATATATGCTAATAATGAGCCAACTGTTAAACCTGTAGTATACGACAAAGTCATAATATTACCTGAAAAAGAAACATCGCAATGTTATATCAAATAAGGTGTTAAATTACAGCtaataacaatataaatacCAGCTAATTCGCGATGACTCTCTGGAACTTTAGTTGGTGCCTGCATCATTGGTACTGAACCAACAATACCATTTGTAACGCCAAGTAAACAAGCAAATAGTAATGGATAACCTTCACCAGAGAGAATTGCAGCACCTCTTGGCAATGCACaaagtaaaaataaaggaaTTAATATGGCTCTAGCACTTGCGAAATATAATAACTGTGTACGTTTCCATTCGTAAGGAATCAATGCAAGCATCTGAAACATTAAATAATGCAATATGTGGTTTGAAAACTAAAGCTTTTTTATCCTATTCGTGTTTACCTTTCCCAGTACATCAGAAGCATTAAATGCTGTCATCAGGATTACTGGCATCCATGATTTAAGTTTACAAGAGATTATTTCTGACATGATTCCAGGATACAAGCAGAGCGTCACAAAATATGCTATTCCAATACTGGCCATGTACGGGAATATTATTTTTGCCACTTCAAGTCTTGCAAGTAAACCCCCTTAGTAAAAGATTTTCATATTACTGGCGAATTTGTAGAAGTTACTAAAGAAAAAAGATGTTATACTTTTAATTTCAGTCCATGGTTTGTTAGTTTGAGTTCCATATGATCCTCTCATAACAACTACATCTTCAACTTTATATGTAGGACCAGTGCTACCAGGAGGATTTCCTGATGGCGCACCAGGTTCATACACAGGGTTACTAAATGAAAATGCTGAATATTGATTTGTCCCTAAAAATGACAAATTATTAActtattattataaacaaatatttttatttaatctacCAAAACAatcatacagggtgttcgacaacaggtgggagattttttaaggggtgattttaggaatcaaaataaaacgaaaatcaagaatgacgaaatagcgtttgcggctttgttttccaggaattaacgtttaaaaattcgagtaaaaagcgcctgaaatctgcaacctgcccagcaccgacgactgaacgtcaggtcagcaggggtaggtacagtcataaccaagaagagaaagccgaatgctgcagtacagtattgcttcgaaataagcaactgttcagTCCCgaaccacttgcttatttcgaggcaattctgtaccgagaaacagaatagcacgaggtaagtttttactattcaatgattcttggttataattgtaccgacccctgttgacctgacgttcagtcatcGGTGCTGGGCGGGGTGCAGGTTTCAGGCacgttttattcgaatttttaaacgttaattattggaaaacaaagccgtaaacgctatttcgtcattcttgattttcgtcttattttgatccctagaatcaccatTCACCAAATCTTTACCATTTAAATCAGTGCTTCCATTTGCAGCATCAGCCCCTAATGGACtagtttgaatttttaaaactcCATATTGACCTTTCGAAGGATCACCAACTTGATCCAATGGATCCATCTATTCAGAAATACAATTGCATGTTAATTGGAGTAATTCATTGGattctattaataattaaaacatacCAAACCAACATCTTCAGTTGGTTCCAGTGTAATTCGATTTCTTTCTTGGCataatgttatataaaattgCACGAAATCAGTCTTTCGGACTATTTGATGCAACACAAAGCACATAAGAATAGTAATATTTGATAGAACAAAATATACGCATGTATTGCTGCGCTCATCGTCGAGCAGGGACTTTGTTAAAAGCCGATTGACAGAAACCCAAAGACTAGCAAGacctataaaaaaaaagtaattaaactgTTTCGTGGACAATTTAATTGAtcgatataaatttatttatacatacttTCTCCAGTCATTACCGCCTGCGTATACTGGCTAGGAAGCATAGACGTGTACCCGTAAAAGCTTGATTGTTGAACTGTatacaaattgaaattttgacaATAAAATACTCATTTGCAGGGAATTAATGATACCAGCAATTTTTACCTGTGCAACCAAGTGATGTTACCGCAACAGCAACTAAGTTAATAGTATAAGAAGTGCTAACTCCAAAAGGTTCCCACCAAACTTCGCAAATTATAACGAAAGTTAAAGTTACAAAGGAAACCAGATATcctacaaattaaattaaattaagtgCAAGGTAAAAGGAATGTATatctatcattttcatttttaaatcttaCCAAATGTTATTCGTGTGTTCAACGACAATGTTTCGactaaaatattatttgcaaataCCGCGAAAAAAGCCATAATAATGTAGACACCTGACATATCGAATATTACAGTAGTTCCAGGATATCTTGCTTGAAAATAATCCACTGCTATGATAAAACTGTAAAGAACAAATTCTATATTTTAGCGCATAGAAAGATATTTTAACAAACAGGGTATAAATATATAATcgtaattcaatatttatttttagcgTCCAGATTCAATTGTCTATAGCTCTACTTCTATACGcaagattaaaatataaattgcaaGTGCAAAGAGTGTATGATATTTAATTGCCGACACACAGAAGAAAGTCTTATTACGGCATGACCTGTTGTAAGGCAAGAGGAATCCTATACCGCCAAGTGTAAGAGCAAAGTAGATGAAGTTGGATTTGTCAACCGGTGGTGACAAATGAGTGAATCCATTAGAGAATTTGAATTCATTCATGCCTCTTGCTTTCCCTAATTGTACATAGCCCCGGCTTAAATTCTCATCCATGTTCGCCGTGATTGATGCGGAAGGACGAAACAGAACTATAACTGTTAATCGTTTTAtgatctcattttttttttcgatgacTTTTGACTGTCAGGTTTTTCACAATAGTTGATCGAATAATACTGCTTCTCGCCGCACTTCTTGCCGATCTGTTAATTGCACCTGATCACTaccttatttatttctttacgcAAAGCACAGACGTGTTTGTCCCGAGTTCAAGCGCATGCTTTGAAAATTTGCGGCATTGATTTCTGCGTGCGCATTTACGTCTCTTGTTACTGTTTTACCGGGAAATTTAACTAAtaagattaaattgtaaatactTTGTAAAATGTATGGAACGCATTGATGTAAAAAAGTATTTCTAAGCTGAAAATGTTGCAGGAATACAGGGGCTGTTGCGTAACATCGTAACGTTGAATAGATTGAAGTTGTTATCCTAATCATTTACATATAATCAATGAAATATAGTAAAAAACTTGTAGCAACGTTTAGTCATCAGAAgaagaatatatacatatatgtataaaatattgaatgaaatttgttatgcatatatgtattatacatatgAGGATTTACTATATCGTTGAATATACTATACCGAGATAAGAAGCGCTTGCGCACTGCGTCATCTTATCACTTATGAATCAGCTGATGAGAAAGAAGTATTGTTGCCGAAGTTAaagtaaaaattacaaaatatgtcGCTAAACACAGCACACACTAATGGCGGTGTTCTTATACACGCTGGAGAATGGTaagtttgtaaaataaatttgttattgttagaaatatttgttcCACATGGTTTCGGCTGACGTTTTTGCAACGTAGTTACTGTCATGACCTTCCGAAAGCAATTTATCTTGTTATTATCAATAATTTACGTTCCCTAAATGATTGTAGTAATTAGTAGAATCATATTTGTTTCATGTTTGATACGATAAACACACTGTAAacgaataaaatgtttatttatttagcaTACTACTATTTTGCGACAATGTCACGATGGAATTTCATGGGCAAGACCAGCCAGAATTTATTGGTACCAAACGGGGACGGTTATACTTGACCACACACAGGATGATTTTTAATGCTAAAGATCAAAAGGAAAAGATGCAGTCTTTTAGTTTCCCATTTGTAACATTAAGTGAAGTTGAAGTGGACCAGCCTATGTTTGGTGCTAATTACATTAAAGGCAAATGCCGTGCTCAACCAAATGGCAATTGGGTCGGAGAATGTAAATTCAAATTGCATTTCAAGAGCGGCGGTGCGATAGAATTTGGGCAAGCTATGTTAAGAGCAGCATCAATGGGTAAATTTATAACACTTATGATTCATTAAATTTCTATACAATCTTGTATTGCGTTAATTTTATGATATATTCTTTATTTGTAGCTCAACGCAACGGTCCTGGATCAGATGCACCACCACCCTATCAACCACCAACATCAAATTGGTATGCTGCACCGCCACCTGCCtaccaagccgcaccaactggATATTATGGTTGGGTACCTCCAACTAACGTATTTCCAGAAGTGCCACCAGgttaaattccatttttcttcaatGCATTTTAAATGTTACTTCAATATTTTGTACTAATTAGCTGTACCACTTGTTTATTAATAAGTGTTATATGTTTTAGATacgaagaatttttaattcatattgTAAATTACATATTAATTGTTACTCTATTCTATATTACTGTGTACTATTGTTTTATGTTTCATTATATAGCAAACACTGTATTTATGACGGATATGCCTCCTCCATATCCTGGTATAAATGCACCTTACCAAGGGTATGCAAGCAGCGCACCACCGCAAGGAGCATGGGGGAGTTCTACTCAACAATCTGGCTGGACACCACCGCAACAAAATGGAGCACCAGGGTGGGCTAATCCAAATTATAATGCCCAGCCAATGTCTCAAGCAGGTGCGTATCCAAATTATGGTCAACCACCACAATACAATAATTACTCATCAAATCCTCCGCCATATGCTGCCTATCCTCAAGGTGGTAATTACGCACAATCAGGTTATTATCCTCAACAAAATCCTTATAATCCTTATCCGCGCAATTACTAATGACATAAAagatgtaatataaatattttttttttatacacgcATGTTAACATAACTTCTGTTTCATATACTGTGAATAACATTAAAAGTTTCAACAATGCTTTTTAGTTTATAACAAACAAAAcacaatatacatttacatgataacatttttaaagaaacatacAAATGCATATACTCCTTAATATTCTCTATAACACAATTTGAGATTACATGCTAATACAGTATACACATCGTAATAAAACTATTCAATTACTTTTAActacttttttttatcaaatgtattataaataatgaaCAAATAATTACTTATTGTTGTCATGTATGATAATAAAGTATTATGTTTTTGTTGCCTTATTCtagatttatataaatattataatacaacaaacaaattatgttattaaaatttagTCAAATACAACTTGCTGTTTTTATTTGAACCCACCAATTTGACATATTGTTTTGTTATggaatcatatttttttttattaagcaaCTGAATAGTGGTaccatattttctattttgcctGACAAACCTGAAGGTTTTGAGTATTATGCAATATTGTTGCATAACAGGTTTGGTTGACCTGGAGTAAGGTTGACTTTCACTATGCTCAGTTATTATCTCATACTTGTCAGAGGTAGTTCAAAAATACGTGGAGTGGTATTATGAGTTCTCAGTAACTTATAACTTATTTTCTGATTTgtgtaaattgtaaataaagtggttagaataattaattttgtttcttacaattaacagcattaaaattattgattattattaacaaatgatTCAGGTTGAGcatttgataataaaatactatCCCTTTAAAAATACAGATCAATATTGTTTGAAAAatcttacaattttattatatttttaaagcgAGTAATTAAGAATTTCTACTTGATTTATCTTGGAATTTCACTTTCATAATTGTTCAATGCCATTCTTTATTGCCTCTCTACAGCAaatgaagatttaaaaaattaacttgtAAATACATAAAGAATAAAGTACcaaagtaattatttaatttttaataaaaattaaaaaaaaaacaatgccAGACCGATTTAAATTTACCGCAtcaaatatatataaatgtacgtAATTTATATCAACAGTTGTAGCAAATCAATTTtatcaattatattttattaatgttctatttttctgttatttttacaGATGCAAAGGCAGCAGAAGCTGCTCAAAGTGCATATTATGATCCAAGCAGACCACAGTGTGCCTATGTTCCACCTCCTGCATACTATGTAAGTAATTTGGaactattatttcaaaattgagATCTTATAATTTAATATGATGTTTTAGGAAAGTCCACCAAGTTTCCAGCAAGCAACAGAGAAAAAGGACCAGTAAAATTGCATTTTTGGAGTCTGAAAATAGTGGTGTAAATTCAACACTACTATTATCTAattagtattatatgtataatacgcTGTACTGCATAGATACAGGTATATGCATTCCATTTTAGATTTTGCTATGATGTTGTTTTGGTGTATGCAACTAAATGAAAccatatttctatatttcctaTGCTATTCACACTTTTAATTACCATAATCTATTATATTGTTATGCTTCAAAATATACAAGTATTTATACTTACTATGTAGACTGTATAAATGATATATAAAAGAAACTATTGTTGTGTTTTGtgcaatgaaataaatatataaaataaaagttattgCATATTAATACGGGAATTGTATAATACGTTTTATTAAAAGTTATGGGAGATACACAGtatttgtatatgtatatagatatatgtaattaaaaataaataacaattaacTGCGtgcaataaaatttacattaaactcaaacaaaattctaatatatatatataaatattttttttttgacaggaagtaaaaatgcaattttttgaaGAGATATATAGCACGTGTATTTAAATGtttgtatatgtataaaatttcaaatatatatatatataaaaatatcttaATCATACAATTACCAACATTATTAAAGCACAAATTAGATCATTTATGGtaataatatcaaatattcATTCTTATGCAGACTAGTTTTTAATTATGGCAAAACTGATACATATGACAACTCATATGTATCCATAAATTATATAGAATGTCTTACAACAATTTAAATAAACGGACAATCGGATATAT
This Osmia lignaria lignaria isolate PbOS001 chromosome 9, iyOsmLign1, whole genome shotgun sequence DNA region includes the following protein-coding sequences:
- the LOC117603499 gene encoding serine/threonine-protein kinase ICK isoform X3, producing MKMNRYITLNQLGDGTFGSVVLGERIDTGEKVAIKRMKRKYYSWEEAMNLREVKSLKKLSHANVVKLKEVIRENDVLYFVFEYMKENLYQLMKDRDKLFPEPVIRNIVYQVLQGLAFMHKHGFFHRDMKPENLLCMGPELVKIADFGLAREIRSRPPYTDYVSTRWYRAPEVLLHSTTYNSPIDIWAVGCIMAELYTFRPLFPGKSEIDEIFKICSVIGTPERDDWPEGYQLAAAMNFKFPNFTRTSLNVLIPNASQEAVILMEDMLQWNPIKRPTAQQSLRYPYFQVNVPRAINSKKIGVTSQRDLVLNKVNLPPPMPKQYYSQQDILNTLESSIIYFNIFRAQEKMVQPTQEQPTLPILNHNNYLRDNNPSKMDEDDFAELLGSKIVPENAILAPERVYKENRANWNENYLPDNPNQSNGNWVLPPWNEPAAISWNQSQSSLKNGRKVSGKQHYFSVARYVAGQSTSLSSRNGDAEPNRPRLMRNLVGQPMEKYEEFTDSFWVPRNSVENQTKQYYLPRNRYITDQTLRLPYPSVYGTQTIKTTNKGTHQPNVYGSVLNTKGSGGLHGRTDWAAKYLK
- the LOC117603499 gene encoding serine/threonine-protein kinase ICK isoform X7 — translated: MKMNRYITLNQLGDGTFGSVVLGERIDTGEKVAIKRMKRKYYSWEEAMNLREVKSLKKLSHANVVKLKEVIRENDVLYFVFEYMKENLYQLMKDRDKLFPEPVIRNIVYQVLQGLAFMHKHGFFHRDMKPENLLCMGPELVKIADFGLAREIRSRPPYTDYVSTRWYRAPEVLLHSTTYNSPIDIWAVGCIMAELYTFRPLFPGKSEIDEIFKICSVIGTPERDDWPEGYQLAAAMNFKFPNFTRTSLNVLIPNASQEAVILMEDMLQWNPIKRPTAQQSLRYPYFQVNVPRAINSKKIGVTSQRDLVLNKVNLPPPMPKQYYSQQDILNTLESRAQEKMVQPTQEQPTLPILNHNNYLRDNNPSKMDEDDFAELLGSKIVPENAILAPERVYKENRANWNENYLPDNPNQSNGNWVLPPWNEPAAISWNQSQSSLKNGRKVSGKQHYFSVARYVAGQSTSLSSRNGDAEPNRPRLMRNLVGQPMEKYEEFTDSFWVPRNSVENQTKQYYLPRNRYITDQTLRLPYPSVYGTQTIKTTNKGTHQPNVYGSVLNTKGSGGLHGRTDWAAKYLK